The proteins below come from a single Xiphophorus hellerii strain 12219 chromosome 14, Xiphophorus_hellerii-4.1, whole genome shotgun sequence genomic window:
- the LOC116733339 gene encoding tripartite motif-containing protein 16-like, producing the protein MEQPGNQMDSITFSCSICLDQLKDPVTIPCGHSYCMNCIKDFWDGDDQRGIYSCPQCRQKSKLRPVLVKNVLLAELVEDLKKTGLQAAPADHCYAGPEDVACDVCTGKKMKAVKSCLVCLVSYCQTHIKHHYEVPALKKHQLFNPSKKLHESLSSLHDDMMKILMNEFETVSAAAERAEKQKELQESRQQIHQRIQDQEKDVKLLQQEVEAINVSADKAVEDSEKIFTELIRLLQERSSDVKQQIRSQQETEVSRVKDVQEKLEQEITELKRKDAELEQLSHTEDHNQFLLNYPSLPALSESTHSSSINIRPLRHFEDVTAAVSELTDKLQDILRDSWTNISQKFSEVDVLLSEPEPKTRDEFLKYSTEITLDPNSAHTHLLLTEGNKKVTIMKQQQSFSHHPDRFTFYDQVLGIQSLTGRCYWEVEWRAEAIHVAVSYKDISRDGTSDECVFGFNDKSWVLSCYTKGYTSLHNRVKTPVPGPVSSSIGVYLDHRAGILSFYNVSETMTLLHRVQTRFTQSLYAGVRLFDLGDCAKFKIAE; encoded by the coding sequence ATGGAGCAGCCAGGAAATCAGATGGATTCCATAACATTCTCCTGTTCCATCTGTTTGGATCAACTGAAGGATCCGGTGACtattccctgtggacacagctactgCATGAACTGCATTAAAGACTTCTGGGATGGAGACGATCAGAGGGGAATCTacagctgccctcagtgcaGACAGAAATCCAAACTGAGACCTGTCTTGGTGAAAAATGTGCTGTTAGCAGAGTTGGTGGAGGATCTGAAGAAAactggactccaagctgctccagctgatcactgctatgctggacctgaagatgtggcctgtgacGTCTGCACTGGGAAGAAGATGAAAGCTGTCAAGTCCTGTCTGGTGTGTTTAGTTTCTTACTGTCAGACTCATATTAAACATCACTATGAGGTGCCTGCACTGAAAAAACACCAACTTTTCAACCCCTCCAAGAAACTCCATGAGAGCCTCAGTTCTCTTCATGATGACATGATGAAGATCTTAATGAATGAATTTGAAACAGTCTCggctgcagcagaaagagctgagaaGCAGAAGGAGCTCCAGGAGAGTCGACAACAAATCCATCAGAGAATCCAGGAccaagagaaagatgtgaagctgcttcaacaggaggtggaggccatcaatgtctctgctgataaagcagtggaggacagtgagaagatcttcactgagctgatccgtctcctccaggaaagaagctctgatgtgaagcagcaaatcagatcccagcaggaaactgaagtgagtcgagtcaaagatgttcaggagaagctggagcaggagatcactgagctgaagaggaaagacgctgagctggagcagctctcacacacagaggatcacaaccagtttctcctcaactacccctcactgccagcactcagtgagtctacacactcatccagcatcaacatccgtcctctgagacactttgaggacgtgacagcagctgtgtcagagctcacaGACAAACTACAGGACATCCTGAGAGACTCGTGGACAAACATCTCTCAGAAATTCAGTGAGGTTGATGTTctactgtcagaaccagaaccaaagaccaGAGATGAATTCTTGAAATATTCAACAGAAATAACTCTGGATCCAAACtcagcacacacacatctgtTATTAACTGAGGGGAacaaaaaagtaacaataatgaaacaacaacaatcttTCTCTCATCATCCCGacagatttacattttatgatCAAGTTTTGGGCATCCAGAGTCTGACTGgacgttgttactgggaggtggagtggagaGCTGAAGCAATCCATGTTGCTGTTTCCTACAAGGACATCAGCAGAGACGGGACTTCAgatgaatgtgtgtttggaTTCAATGACAAATCTTGGGTGTTAAGTTGTTACACAAAGGGTTATACATCTTTACACAACAGAGTTAAAACTCCAGTaccaggtccagtttcctccagtataggagtgtacctggatcacagagcaggtattctgtctttctacaacgtctctgaaaccatgactctcctccacagagtccagaccagattcactcaGTCTCTGTATGCTGGGGTCCGACTTTTTGATCTGGGAGACTGTGCAAAGTTCAAAATAGCCGAGTAG